One genomic window of Ziziphus jujuba cultivar Dongzao chromosome 4, ASM3175591v1 includes the following:
- the LOC107406356 gene encoding cystathionine gamma-synthase 1, chloroplastic: MAVPMCSKAFTSFECRSDPDLSGVPRLDKPGSGRFTGRVGSVRAGAAAMSHGLSSLIFRFPPNFVRQLSTKARRNCSNIGVAQIVAASWSNNSGAVNPVVSAAAAVDAAAIAAAVPVTPVEIPTGADGLAVCENVGLEVENLPDLKEAAFLSSDGSLAIHAGERLGRGIVTDAITTPVVNTSAYFFKKSQDLLDFKEKRSFSFEYGRYGNPTTVVAEEKISALEGAESTLILSSGMCASTVMLLALVPAGGHIVTTTDCYRKTRIFIETFLPKMGITATVIDPADVTALESALDNYNVSLFFTESPTNPFLRCVDIERVSKLCHRKGALVCIDGTFATPLNQKALALGADLVLHSATKYLGGHNDVLGGCISGSLKLVSEVRNLHHVLGGALNPNAAYLLIRGMKTLHLRVQQQNSTALRMAKVLEGHPKVERVYYPGLLSHPEHDLAMKQMTGFGGVVSFEIDGDLETTIKFIDSLKIPYIAPSFGGCESIVDQPAIMSYWDLPQSERLKYGIKDNLVRFSLGVEDFEDLKADILQALEAI, from the exons ATGGCGGTTCCGATGTGTTCCAAGGCTTTCACCTCCTTCGAGTGCCGCTCAGATCCCGATCTCTCCGGCGTCCCACGGCTGGATAAACCGGGCTCCGGCCGATTCACTGGCCGGGTCGGGTCTGTACGTGCCGGTGCGGCGGCGATGTCTCATGGCCTCTCTTCCCTGATCTTCAGGTTCCCTCCGAATTTCGTGCGCCAGCTCAGCACCAAGGCTCGGAGGAACTGCAGCAACATCGGCGTTGCGCAGATTGTTGCGGCTTCTTGGTCGAACAACTCCGGTGCCGTCAACCCGGTGGTGTCGGCGGCTGCCGCCGTCGATGCCGCCGCCATCGCCGCTGCAGTTCCTGTCACACCGGTTGAGATTCCGACTGGTGCTGACGGCTTGGCGGTGTGTGAAAATGTAGGTTTAGAGGTAGAGAATTTGCCTGATTTGAAAGAGGCTGCTTTTCTGAGCTCCGACGGGAGCCTCGCAATTCATGCTG GCGAGCGATTGGGTCGCGGCATAGTAACTGATGCAATTACTACCCCAGTGGTCAACACTTCTGCTTACTTTTTTAAGAAGTCTCAGGACCTCCTTGATTTCAAG GAGAAACGAAGTTTTAGTTTTGAATATGGGCGCTATGGCAACCCAACGACAGTGGTTGCAGAGGAGAAGATAAG TGCGCTTGAGGGAGCTGAATCGACCCTTATTCTGTCATCTGGAATGTGCGCTAGCACAGTCATGCTGTTGGCATTGGTTCCAGCTGGTGGGCATATTGTAACGACTACAGATTGTTACAGGAAGACTAGGATTTTCATCGAGACCTTTCTTCCCAAGATGGGGATTACG GCAACAGTCATCGACCCTGCAGATGTCACAGCCTTGGAATCTGCACTCGATAACTACAAT GTTTCTCTATTCTTCACCGAGTCTCCTACCAATCCATTTCTTAGGTGTGTGGACATTGAGCGGGTTTCAAAACTTTGCCACAGAAAAGGAGCATTGGTCTGCATagatggcacttttgccacacCTCTGAATCAGAAGGCCCTTGCTCTTGGTGCCGATCTTGTTCTGCACTCTGCAACCAAATATCTTGGGGGCCACAATGAT GTCCTTGGTGGATGTATTAGTGGTTCGTTAAAATTGGTATCAGAAGTTCGTAATTTGCATCATGTTTTGGGTGGTGCTCTCAACCCG AATGCTGCATACCTGCTCATCCGAGGCATGAAGACATTGCATCTTCGTGTACAGCAACAGAATTCTACGGCATTGAGGATGGCCAAGGTTTTAGAGGGACATCCTAAG GTGGAACGTGTCTATTATCCAGGCTTGCTGAGTCATCCTGAACATGACCTTGCCATGAAGCAAATGACTGGTTTTGGTGGTGTAGTAAGTTTTGAG ATTGATGGAGACTTAGaaacaactataaaatttattgattcTCTGAAGATTCCATACATTGCCCCATCCTTTGGTGGCTGTGAGAGCATTGTGGATCAACCAGCAATTATGTCTTACTG GGATCTCCCGCAGTCAGAGAGGCTGAAGTATGGGATAAAGGATAACTTGGTGAGGTTCAGCTTGGGAGTCGAAGACTTTGAGGACTTGAAGGCTGATATACTCCAGGCTCTGGAAGCCATATAG
- the LOC107412894 gene encoding transcription factor MYB16 isoform X2, whose amino-acid sequence MGRSPCCDKVGLKKGPWTPEEDQKLLAYIEEHGHGSWRALPAKAGLQRCGKSCRLRWTNYLRPDIKRGKFSLQEEQTIIQLHALLGNRWSAIATHLPKRTDNEIKNYWNTHLKKRLAKMGIDPVTHKPKNDALLSSDGQSKNAANLSHMAQWESARLEAEARLVRESKLRSHNNNNNNAFPLANPPGYASSSSVVSSAGRNNSMDPLKAHWNNNSNNCSNNNNGGGHLESPTSTLTFSETNAVQPPPPPMPSMIEFVGSSGSSETSNGIIKEEDDQQDWKGFGDNNSLSFTSGLHHQHDLSMEGTSWTSPESFRTTSANNVMIEEGFTNLLLNNSDDHHRSLSDNSDNGGGGGDGSGSGSAAGSDDHYYEDNKNYWNSILNLPFS is encoded by the exons ATGGGACGGTCACCGTGCTGCGACAAGGTTGGTTTAAAGAAAGGACCTTGGACTCCTGAAGAAGACCAGAAGCTTTTGGCTTATATTGAAGAACATGGCCATGGAAGTTGGCGTGCCTTGCCTGCAAAAGCTG GCCTACAGAGATGTGGAAAAAGCTGCAGACTTAGATGGACTAACTATCTCAGACCTGATATTAAGAGGGGAAAGTTCAGTTTACAAGAAGAACAAACTATTATTCAACTCCATGCTCTGCTTGGAAACag GTGGTCGGCCATAGCAACTCACTTGCCAAAGAGAACAGACAATGAGATCAAGAACTACTGGAACACCCATCTCAAGAAAAGGTTAGCCAAAATGGGTATCGACCCTGTAACCCACAAGCCCAAGAACGATGCTTTACTCTCCAGCGATGGTCAATCGAAGAATGCAGCAAATCTTAGCCACATGGCTCAGTGGGAAAGTGCTCGTCTCGAAGCCGAAGCCAGACTTGTTAGAGAATCAAAGCTACGTTcacataataataacaataataatgctTTCCCACTTGCCAATCCTCCCGGCTatgcttcatcttcttcagtAGTTTCTTCTGCTGGACGTAATAATTCAATGGATCCATTGAAAGCTCATtggaataataatagtaataactgcagtaataataataatggtggtGGTCACCTTGAGTCTCCAACTTCTACACTTACTTTCTCCGAGACTAACGCAGTACAGCCTCCGCCTCCGCCAATGCCTTCGATGATTGAGTTTGTTGGTTCTTCAGGTTCTTCTGAGACTAGTAATGGAATtattaaagaagaagatgatcaaCAAGATTGGAAAGGATTTGGAGATAATAACTCTTTGTCTTTCACTTCAGGACTTCATCATCAGCATGATCTGTCTATGGAAGGAACATCATGGACTAGTCCTGAGTCGTTTAGGACAACAAGTGCTAATAACGTGATGATTGAAGAGGGTTTCACTAATCTTTTGCTTAACAACTCCGATGACCACCACCGGAGTTTATCGGACAACTCAGataatggtggtggtggtggtgatggcaGTGGAAGTGGTAGTGCTGCAGGCAGTGATGATCATTACTATGAAGATAATAAGAATTACTGGAACAGCATTCTCAATTTG CCATTTTCATGA
- the LOC107412894 gene encoding transcription factor MYB16 isoform X3 — MGRSPCCDKVGLKKGPWTPEEDQKLLAYIEEHGHGSWRALPAKAGLQRCGKSCRLRWTNYLRPDIKRGKFSLQEEQTIIQLHALLGNRWSAIATHLPKRTDNEIKNYWNTHLKKRLAKMGIDPVTHKPKNDALLSSDGQSKNAANLSHMAQWESARLEAEARLVRESKLRSHNNNNNNAFPLANPPGYASSSSVVSSAGRNNSMDPLKAHWNNNSNNCSNNNNGGGHLESPTSTLTFSETNAVQPPPPPMPSMIEFVGSSGLHHQHDLSMEGTSWTSPESFRTTSANNVMIEEGFTNLLLNNSDDHHRSLSDNSDNGGGGGDGSGSGSAAGSDDHYYEDNKNYWNSILNLVNSSPPDSPMF; from the exons ATGGGACGGTCACCGTGCTGCGACAAGGTTGGTTTAAAGAAAGGACCTTGGACTCCTGAAGAAGACCAGAAGCTTTTGGCTTATATTGAAGAACATGGCCATGGAAGTTGGCGTGCCTTGCCTGCAAAAGCTG GCCTACAGAGATGTGGAAAAAGCTGCAGACTTAGATGGACTAACTATCTCAGACCTGATATTAAGAGGGGAAAGTTCAGTTTACAAGAAGAACAAACTATTATTCAACTCCATGCTCTGCTTGGAAACag GTGGTCGGCCATAGCAACTCACTTGCCAAAGAGAACAGACAATGAGATCAAGAACTACTGGAACACCCATCTCAAGAAAAGGTTAGCCAAAATGGGTATCGACCCTGTAACCCACAAGCCCAAGAACGATGCTTTACTCTCCAGCGATGGTCAATCGAAGAATGCAGCAAATCTTAGCCACATGGCTCAGTGGGAAAGTGCTCGTCTCGAAGCCGAAGCCAGACTTGTTAGAGAATCAAAGCTACGTTcacataataataacaataataatgctTTCCCACTTGCCAATCCTCCCGGCTatgcttcatcttcttcagtAGTTTCTTCTGCTGGACGTAATAATTCAATGGATCCATTGAAAGCTCATtggaataataatagtaataactgcagtaataataataatggtggtGGTCACCTTGAGTCTCCAACTTCTACACTTACTTTCTCCGAGACTAACGCAGTACAGCCTCCGCCTCCGCCAATGCCTTCGATGATTGAGTTTGTTGGTTCTTCAG GACTTCATCATCAGCATGATCTGTCTATGGAAGGAACATCATGGACTAGTCCTGAGTCGTTTAGGACAACAAGTGCTAATAACGTGATGATTGAAGAGGGTTTCACTAATCTTTTGCTTAACAACTCCGATGACCACCACCGGAGTTTATCGGACAACTCAGataatggtggtggtggtggtgatggcaGTGGAAGTGGTAGTGCTGCAGGCAGTGATGATCATTACTATGAAGATAATAAGAATTACTGGAACAGCATTCTCAATTTGGTGAATTCTTCTCCTCCTGATTCTCCAatgttctaa
- the LOC107412894 gene encoding transcription factor MYB16 isoform X1, translating to MGRSPCCDKVGLKKGPWTPEEDQKLLAYIEEHGHGSWRALPAKAGLQRCGKSCRLRWTNYLRPDIKRGKFSLQEEQTIIQLHALLGNRWSAIATHLPKRTDNEIKNYWNTHLKKRLAKMGIDPVTHKPKNDALLSSDGQSKNAANLSHMAQWESARLEAEARLVRESKLRSHNNNNNNAFPLANPPGYASSSSVVSSAGRNNSMDPLKAHWNNNSNNCSNNNNGGGHLESPTSTLTFSETNAVQPPPPPMPSMIEFVGSSGSSETSNGIIKEEDDQQDWKGFGDNNSLSFTSGLHHQHDLSMEGTSWTSPESFRTTSANNVMIEEGFTNLLLNNSDDHHRSLSDNSDNGGGGGDGSGSGSAAGSDDHYYEDNKNYWNSILNLVNSSPPDSPMF from the exons ATGGGACGGTCACCGTGCTGCGACAAGGTTGGTTTAAAGAAAGGACCTTGGACTCCTGAAGAAGACCAGAAGCTTTTGGCTTATATTGAAGAACATGGCCATGGAAGTTGGCGTGCCTTGCCTGCAAAAGCTG GCCTACAGAGATGTGGAAAAAGCTGCAGACTTAGATGGACTAACTATCTCAGACCTGATATTAAGAGGGGAAAGTTCAGTTTACAAGAAGAACAAACTATTATTCAACTCCATGCTCTGCTTGGAAACag GTGGTCGGCCATAGCAACTCACTTGCCAAAGAGAACAGACAATGAGATCAAGAACTACTGGAACACCCATCTCAAGAAAAGGTTAGCCAAAATGGGTATCGACCCTGTAACCCACAAGCCCAAGAACGATGCTTTACTCTCCAGCGATGGTCAATCGAAGAATGCAGCAAATCTTAGCCACATGGCTCAGTGGGAAAGTGCTCGTCTCGAAGCCGAAGCCAGACTTGTTAGAGAATCAAAGCTACGTTcacataataataacaataataatgctTTCCCACTTGCCAATCCTCCCGGCTatgcttcatcttcttcagtAGTTTCTTCTGCTGGACGTAATAATTCAATGGATCCATTGAAAGCTCATtggaataataatagtaataactgcagtaataataataatggtggtGGTCACCTTGAGTCTCCAACTTCTACACTTACTTTCTCCGAGACTAACGCAGTACAGCCTCCGCCTCCGCCAATGCCTTCGATGATTGAGTTTGTTGGTTCTTCAGGTTCTTCTGAGACTAGTAATGGAATtattaaagaagaagatgatcaaCAAGATTGGAAAGGATTTGGAGATAATAACTCTTTGTCTTTCACTTCAGGACTTCATCATCAGCATGATCTGTCTATGGAAGGAACATCATGGACTAGTCCTGAGTCGTTTAGGACAACAAGTGCTAATAACGTGATGATTGAAGAGGGTTTCACTAATCTTTTGCTTAACAACTCCGATGACCACCACCGGAGTTTATCGGACAACTCAGataatggtggtggtggtggtgatggcaGTGGAAGTGGTAGTGCTGCAGGCAGTGATGATCATTACTATGAAGATAATAAGAATTACTGGAACAGCATTCTCAATTTGGTGAATTCTTCTCCTCCTGATTCTCCAatgttctaa